The Acropora palmata chromosome 10, jaAcrPala1.3, whole genome shotgun sequence genome contains a region encoding:
- the LOC141894612 gene encoding 3-galactosyl-N-acetylglucosaminide 4-alpha-L-fucosyltransferase FUT3-like isoform X2, translating to MRLHPRRCIRNFALVIMFLFGTFTVTKWSGRFMKMPAKLITQEPSLVESNAADLGHAAVSLTADKHALSRNLDSTATKQYRPKQLVSSPNKPRVEIKLDRLPSRVLVLVYTFNGNEVKWVGENREECNLDTTGETFVQCPLERFEVTYDKQRFSESNLVVFHSNNMPDKGQLVSLSKSRPASQRWVYHTMESPRVTPDPGSLGELFNATWTYRSDSDFSAAYATYVALRPEQKAEAVTGDFAEGKTKLVAWMVSNCGSQLRIDFVRRMQKYIDVDAYGRCSHLLGKKLSCSKSQERRCLKPYKFYLSFENALCKDYITEKYWEHLGEENIVPVVMGGLEGDYKALGIPGSYIDVRNFKSVKELTDYLHYLDRNSTAFNEYFKWRQKYQKSPYHYPLCNFCRSYVLKPEMSRTKIYHSLSDFWVEKGKCGQEDQVIRRMLGQ from the exons ATGAGGCTTCATCCACGAAGGTGTATTCGAAATTTCGCACTCGTCATTATGTTCCTGTTTGGAACTTTCACCGTCACGAAGTGGAGCGGACGATTCATGAAAATGCCGGCAAAACTGATAACACAAGAACCTTCCCTAGTTGAAAGTAATGCAGCAGACTTAGGGCATGCGGCTGTGTCCTTAACTGCAGATAAACATGCTCTTAGTAGGAATTTGGACTCGACTGCAACCAAACAATATCGTCCGAAGCAGCTTGTTTCATCTCCGAATAAACCGAGAGTAGAGATCAAGCTAGACAGACTGCCAAGCAGGGTTTTAGTTCTAGTTTACACGTTTAATGGCAATGAGGTGAAATGGGTTGGAGAAAACAGAGAGGAGTGCAATTTGGATACAACTGGTGAGACGTTCGTGCAATGTCCTCTGGAACGATTCGAGGTTACTTACGACAAACAACGATTTAGTGAGAGCAATTTAGTCGTCTTTCACTCCAATAACATGCCGGATAAAGGTCAACTTGTCTCTCTGTCGAAATCCAGACCCGCTTCTCAGCGTTGGGTCTACCACACGATGGAGAGTCCAAGAGTCACACCGGATCCTGGATCGCTGGGGGAACTTTTCAATGCTACGTGGACCTACAGAAGTGATTCCGATTTCTCCGCTGCGTATGCAACGTACGTTGCCTTAAGGCCAGAACAGAAAGCGGAAGCAGTAACAGGTGACTTCGCTGAAGGGAAAACGAAGCTTGTGGCCTGGATGGTTAGCAATTGCGGATCACAACTTCGGATAGATTTCGTCAGGCGGATGCAAAAGTACATCGATGTTGACGCTTACGGACGGTGTTCGCATTTACTTGGCAAGAAACTGTCTTGCTCAAAATCGCAAGAAAGACGATGCCTCAAACCATACAAGTTCTACCTGTCATTTGAGAATGCTCTTTGTAAGGACTACATCACAGAAAAATACTGGGAACACTTGG GTGAGGAAAACATTGTCCCCGTCGTGATGGGAGGACTCGAGGGTGACTATAAGGCACTGGGTATCCCTGGTTCCTATATTGACGTCAGGAACTTCAAATCTGTCAAAGAACTGACAGATTACCTCCACTATCTGGACAGAAATAGCACAGCTTTTAATGAATACTTCAAGTGGCGTCAGAAGTACCAAAAAAGTCCTTACCACTACCCCCTTTGTAACTTTTGTCGATCGTACGTTTTAAAACCAGAAATGAGTCGAACAAAAATTTACCACAGCCTCAGTGACTTCTGGGTTGAAAAAGGAAAGTGCGGTCAAGAAGACCAAGTGATTCGGCGAATGTTGGGGCAGTAA
- the LOC141894918 gene encoding neuronal acetylcholine receptor subunit alpha-10-like isoform X1 — translation MTAPLQSCVLLSLLLLESIDCAVEVNETRLHRDLFDGYNKDSHPRFPGTGPVTVAFDFQLIRILDVSARYQYIKTYAWVNQYWENSFIKWNPEDYGGVEEIHVSPDQVWVPDTLLYNNIDEEERMGGGPTAYTTNVAIRYDGGNKWLSPAMFKSICNVDITNFPFDDQECVLKFGSWAFDITKIDLAIKSNHSLNKYYIKNGEWKMLNISLKRNALAYQCCPHAFVDVSVVIKIRRESLDYILKMIIPCSLISSMIFLGFVLPPESGERIGLSITVLLALTVFQQLSSELMPSYGFPLLGQFYFAIMLEIGASLAVTTLILNFYHRNRRRMPKTMRKVILVWLARILFPCQKPKNWANSEKSTIAHWLKSDNSVDLENARDRSERDSDALCDSDVIVCHETKDSQLDSCIHAWAVAQSGCVRVAKKDPSCGHHSMCYLGAVQANSSNDRHIKFEKELQKLRRSRLFRSKDKPARAKKVPSSNRLLRRQLANEFGMSEFEKLKNQKEWIKAARVLDRLFLTLSIIVTLVTILAIFLRAPRFHLE, via the exons ATTGCGCTGTTGAGGTGAATGAAACACGTTTGCACAGAGACCTCTTCGACGGATACAACAAAGACAGTCACCCCAGGTTCCCAGGGACCGGACCTGTGACGGTCGCGTTTGATTTTCAGCTCATTCGTATTCTCGATGTG AGTGCAAGATATCAATACATAAAAACATACGCTTGGGTAAATCAG TATTGGGAAAATAGTTTCATCAAATGGAACCCAGAGGACTATGGTGGAGTCGAGGAAATTCACGTGTCGCCTGATCAGGTTTGGGTGCCAGACACACTTCTATACAACAA TATTGACGAAGAGGAGCGCATGGGCGGCGGTCCAACAGCCTACACTACTAACGTCGCCATACGATATGACGGCGGTAACAAGTGGCTGAGTCCCGCCATGTTTAAAAGCATCTGCAATGTCGACATCACCAACTTTCCCTTTGATGACCAGGAGTGTGTTCTGAAATTCGGCTCGTGGGCATTCGACATCACCAAAATCGACCTGGCGATCAAGAGCAACCACAGTCTAAACAAATACTACATCAAAAATGGCGAATGGAAAATGCTCAACATCTCGCTGAAGAGAAACGCTCTGGCATATCAATGCTGCCCGCATGCTTTTGTTGACGTGTCCGTGGTGATAAAAATTCGCCGGGAATCGTTGGactacattttaaaaatgatcatTCCATGCTCGTTGATATCGTCCATGATTTTTCTGGGTTTTGTTCTCCCGCCCGAGTCTGGTGAACGTATTGGACTTAGCATCACGGTTCTGTTGGCCCTGACCGTGTTTCAGCAACTCAGCTCCGAGTTGATGCCCTCCTACGGTTTTCCCTTACTCGGGCAGTTTTACTTCGCGATCATGTTGGAAATCGGCGCCTCTCTGGCCGTCACAACACTGATCTTGAATTTTTATCATCGAAACAGACGACGGATGCCCAAGACCATGAGGAAAGTGATTCTGGTATGGCTCGCGCGAATTCTCTTCCCGTGTCAAAAGCCCAAGAACTGGGCCAACAGTGAAAAAAGTACGATCGCTCATTGGCTAAAGAGCGATAACAGCGTGGACTTAGAAAACGCGCGGGATCGCAGTGAAAGAGACTCGGACGCGTTATGCGACAGTGATGTGATTGTGTGCCACGAAACGAAAGATTCTCAGCTTGATTCCTGTATACACGCTTGGGCCGTCGCGCAGTCGGGCTGCGTCCGCGTTGCGAAAAAGGACCCTTCGTGCGGGCACCACTCAATGTGTTACCTCGGGGCCGTGCAAGCGAACAGCTCCAATGACCGCCACATCAAATTCGAAAAGGAGTTACAAAAGTTGAGACGCAGCAGGTTATTCCGAAGCAAAGACAAGCCAGCAAGAGCAAAGAAGGTCCCTTCGTCAAACAGACTCTTGAGGAGGCAACTTGCAAATGAATTTGGGATGTCTGAATTTGAAAAGCTCAAGAATCAGAAGGAATGGATCAAGGCCGCGCGAGTCTTGGACCGTCTCTTTTTGACTCTTTCCATAATTGTGACCTTGGTCACTATCCTAGCGATCTTCCTCCGAGCTCCTAGATTCCATCTTGAATGA
- the LOC141894612 gene encoding 3-galactosyl-N-acetylglucosaminide 4-alpha-L-fucosyltransferase FUT3-like isoform X1, which produces MEITKNSLIIGILLNASSLKMRLHPRRCIRNFALVIMFLFGTFTVTKWSGRFMKMPAKLITQEPSLVESNAADLGHAAVSLTADKHALSRNLDSTATKQYRPKQLVSSPNKPRVEIKLDRLPSRVLVLVYTFNGNEVKWVGENREECNLDTTGETFVQCPLERFEVTYDKQRFSESNLVVFHSNNMPDKGQLVSLSKSRPASQRWVYHTMESPRVTPDPGSLGELFNATWTYRSDSDFSAAYATYVALRPEQKAEAVTGDFAEGKTKLVAWMVSNCGSQLRIDFVRRMQKYIDVDAYGRCSHLLGKKLSCSKSQERRCLKPYKFYLSFENALCKDYITEKYWEHLGEENIVPVVMGGLEGDYKALGIPGSYIDVRNFKSVKELTDYLHYLDRNSTAFNEYFKWRQKYQKSPYHYPLCNFCRSYVLKPEMSRTKIYHSLSDFWVEKGKCGQEDQVIRRMLGQ; this is translated from the exons ATGGAGATAACTAAAAATTCCCTGATCATCGGTATTTTGTTAAATGCTTCG AGTCTTAAAATGAGGCTTCATCCACGAAGGTGTATTCGAAATTTCGCACTCGTCATTATGTTCCTGTTTGGAACTTTCACCGTCACGAAGTGGAGCGGACGATTCATGAAAATGCCGGCAAAACTGATAACACAAGAACCTTCCCTAGTTGAAAGTAATGCAGCAGACTTAGGGCATGCGGCTGTGTCCTTAACTGCAGATAAACATGCTCTTAGTAGGAATTTGGACTCGACTGCAACCAAACAATATCGTCCGAAGCAGCTTGTTTCATCTCCGAATAAACCGAGAGTAGAGATCAAGCTAGACAGACTGCCAAGCAGGGTTTTAGTTCTAGTTTACACGTTTAATGGCAATGAGGTGAAATGGGTTGGAGAAAACAGAGAGGAGTGCAATTTGGATACAACTGGTGAGACGTTCGTGCAATGTCCTCTGGAACGATTCGAGGTTACTTACGACAAACAACGATTTAGTGAGAGCAATTTAGTCGTCTTTCACTCCAATAACATGCCGGATAAAGGTCAACTTGTCTCTCTGTCGAAATCCAGACCCGCTTCTCAGCGTTGGGTCTACCACACGATGGAGAGTCCAAGAGTCACACCGGATCCTGGATCGCTGGGGGAACTTTTCAATGCTACGTGGACCTACAGAAGTGATTCCGATTTCTCCGCTGCGTATGCAACGTACGTTGCCTTAAGGCCAGAACAGAAAGCGGAAGCAGTAACAGGTGACTTCGCTGAAGGGAAAACGAAGCTTGTGGCCTGGATGGTTAGCAATTGCGGATCACAACTTCGGATAGATTTCGTCAGGCGGATGCAAAAGTACATCGATGTTGACGCTTACGGACGGTGTTCGCATTTACTTGGCAAGAAACTGTCTTGCTCAAAATCGCAAGAAAGACGATGCCTCAAACCATACAAGTTCTACCTGTCATTTGAGAATGCTCTTTGTAAGGACTACATCACAGAAAAATACTGGGAACACTTGG GTGAGGAAAACATTGTCCCCGTCGTGATGGGAGGACTCGAGGGTGACTATAAGGCACTGGGTATCCCTGGTTCCTATATTGACGTCAGGAACTTCAAATCTGTCAAAGAACTGACAGATTACCTCCACTATCTGGACAGAAATAGCACAGCTTTTAATGAATACTTCAAGTGGCGTCAGAAGTACCAAAAAAGTCCTTACCACTACCCCCTTTGTAACTTTTGTCGATCGTACGTTTTAAAACCAGAAATGAGTCGAACAAAAATTTACCACAGCCTCAGTGACTTCTGGGTTGAAAAAGGAAAGTGCGGTCAAGAAGACCAAGTGATTCGGCGAATGTTGGGGCAGTAA